TCGAACTTATAACTACGTACCAATTTTTTCAtttttgtaactcaaacaacgatAACAATGGATGTTGCCATGGTTAACGACAACAACTTGTCGAAAATCGCAACCAACAATGGACATGGGGAAAACTCGCCTTATTTCGATGGTTGGAAGGCTTACGACACCAACCCTTTCCACCTTCAACACAATCCCAACGGCGTTATCCAAATGGGCCTTGCCGAAAATCAGGTGCACATATAATTCAATAACCTTCACTTTAATTAAAGTTAAGACATAAACATAATGTACAACACTTTTTtcataacaaaataaaataaatttatatgtTAAACGTTTTTGCtaattattttttgtttttcttttcttcagCTTTGTTTTGATTTGATCCAAGAATGGATTGAGGCAAACCCAAGTGCATCAATATGTACACCACAAGGTGCTTTTGACTTCAAAGAGAAGGCTATCTTTCAAGACTACCATGGCTTGCCCGAATTTCGAACCGCCATTGCTAACTTCATGAGCCAAGTCCGAGGAAATCGTGTTACGTTCGACCCCACCCGAATTGTAATGAGTGGTGGCGCCACCGGTGCTCATGAAACCGTGGCGTTTTGCTTAGCCAATCCCGGCGAAGCATTATTAGTTCCGACCCCTTATTATCCGGGGTATGTATTCATttcttatatacatataaataaaagtaaataataataatagttgtcatTAAGGTATTTAAAAAGTTTGTACAATTCAATAACTGTCACATTAAATCCAATTGTAATCGGCAGTGTATAAGTTATTTATCCATCTTAACGACGGCCCATAGGGCTATTGTACTATGGACTATTGTCTATGTCTTATATATAACAAGAATGTTGTATATAATTTATATCGTGAGACTAAAGCATTTGGTTCTGAATTTTGTAGGTTTGATCGCGATTTGAGGTGGCGAACTGGGGTTAAGTTGTTACCCGTTGTTTGTGAAAGCTCGAATAACTTTAATATCACCCAAGAAGCTCTTGAAACTGCCTACGAAAAAGCGAAACTAGACAACATCAAAGTTAAAGGATTGCTTATAACTAACCCATCAAACCCATTAGGCACTCATTTCGATAAGGAAACTTTAAAAGATCTCGTGACCTTTATCAATGACAAAAACATACACCTCATATGTGACGAGATTTACGCAGGCACAGTAACGGCCGGTGACGAATTCGTTAGCATTGCAGAAATCATAGAGGAAGAGCCCGAATGCAACCGCGACTTAATTCATATTGTTTATAGTCTTTCAAAAGATATGGGGTTCCCAGGCTTTAGAGTGGGGATCGTGTACTCTTACAACGACCATGTTGTGAGTATCGCTCGAAAAATGTCGAGCTTTGGGCTTGTTTCAACTCAAACTCAACACATGCTAGCGTCTATGCTCTCGGATAATATGTTTGTTGTGAACTTTATATCCGAGAGTAGAATTAGGCTGGCCCACAGACATGATATGTTTACCCGTGGGTTAGCTCAAGTTGGAATAGGAAGTTTGGAAAGTAATGCGGGCTTGTTTTTCTGGATGGATTTGCGTCGATTTTTAAAAGAGCCAACGTTCGAATCAGAAATGACATTTTGGCGAATTATAATTAACGAGATTAAACTCAACGTTTCACCTGGACAATCTTTTCATTGCTCGGAGCCAGGTTGGTTTCGTGTTTGTTTTGCAAATATGGACGATGAGACCACAATGATTGCATTAAGGAGGATTAAAACATTCGTTCTAAAGAACAAAATGCTCGAAGTCAAGATCAAGACACAGAAACAATGTTGGCAAAACAACCAACACCTCAAGTTATCGTCAAGAAGGCTCGACGAGATATTGACTCCTCACCGTATGTCGCCACACTCTCCTCTCGCTTGGATGTCGCCGCATTCACCTCTGGCCTCGCCACTCGTTCGGGCACAAAATTAGGCAATACGTGTATGTTACAAGTGATATATAATTAAAGTCTTAATGTACTACTTGCAATAGACATAGCAAGGATTTTGACATAAAAGAAGGGTTGGGTGATATAGCGTGACAATTGTATAGTGTCTGTGACATGATTATTTGGTTCATGACATGACATGACCTGtcgtattaaataaataaatacatgttGTAATAAGATTGATTGTGATATATGAAAATTAATTGCTTATTTTTTGACAAGAAAAATATAATTAGTTGGATATATAAATGGTAAAATTGAAAAGTAAATAAAAAATAGTGTAATAATAAATTTGTAAACTCTATATtttttttagtatttataaactACGTACGGAGTATTTACTAGGGAGCTTAACTTAAAATTCAGTTCTGGTTGTCTGGTACATAAACAAACAAAAGTTGGTTGCATACGGTACGTATTACCAAAAATCAATGGTttttatttgaatttttaaattccaCTTCAATTAAATTAATAAAGCAAATAACAGAATGACACAAGAACTTCCAAGCAGGAACCGAATGCGCCATTCCTAAAAAAAATAAGataaaatattatatttattacaGTATACGTatataataatacagataataaatagtaaatttaaattataaaatatgaatataaatatgaatattagTGATAACAAAGTAATGAAAAAACAACAAACAAAAAGAGAAAGAAATCAAAATATGACATGTCTAGAAATAGATTGATTCTTGCTTGTATTACACACTCAGATAGTGACGAATTCAGAAATATAATTCGACGGTGACAAAAGTTTGTTAAGAATATTTGAATTATAAAAGTTGCTTTAAACAACCTTTCGATTTTTTGAAGATAGTCTTTATGAAAGTTGTAAGAGGATAAAAGATATCCTCTCCTCTCGCTTTGTGTACTTAATACTTTTATTGAAATGATTGGGCTTTCAGGTGATTTTACATTCAAATGCTAGGTTATAAAAACTAAATTAAGCTAATAGGTTAACTTAATTCATTTCACCTAGTCTTCTACTCTTCTTCATTTTTTTGGTGACATCTTAacttaaatcttaactaacttaccTGATTGATTAGTAGTATAGAGGTCTTTGGGCTTTGATAACAATAATATACAATAAGCCCATCAATGTCTAAACATTTTGACATGTTACATAAACAAGCCCATTAAAGCTAATAATATGCATATGCTTTCACATAAATATGTTTAACAAGCCCAACTTTTAAGAACTATCACAAAATACCCGCATACATCTTAGAAAAAGATACCCGCTCTTCCGAATAGCGAAAACAAAGTCTATTTAGTGTAACTCTGTAAGAACCATCACAAAATGTTGGAGTTAATCGATTTGTGCTTTCCACATCGGGAGTATATAAGCTTAGGGGAACCTCCATCAATACTAGAGAACTCTTGAGCCATTTATATTTTTGGGTTCCttctatatttatacatataatttttgaaatttagtTTTTAAATGTATAAACTACAATCCGTTTAATTCTCGATTAATTACGAATTGTCGATTAGTActtccaaagtcccgaccgattaatctccAAATAGCGAATTTTTGCAACCTTGCCTATAATTAGacaatatatatttgatatatttgAGTAATAATATTCGCCTTATATCGCCTAAACTGACTGAGAAAATGTTATCTTCATACAAGGTCTCAACGTTCAAATCATCTACTAATCTTCTACAGTATAAATAGCAGCATCAAACATGCTCAGCACCCACAGAACAAGTTGTGCTACTGTCTACCATATTTTATCTTACTTTTTGTGCCATTTTCAAATATTTAGACACATGACTACTTGCTCCCTTTATTCTTATTTTCAAAACAAAACTTAGCTGTCAAGTCCCATGCAAAACAATTCACTCAAAACCAAACAATTGTACATTTAGCTTAGAGAATTGTACCACCCCACCTGGTTGACTCAGTTTATCACAAAAGTGAGACAAAACGAATCATGATTTCAAAAGTATTTGCTGGCATTGTCACTCAACCACTTACCAAATACGGAGTaatcaataaaaaaaataatacaaaatttaaGATTTTGTAAAGTTGAATTGTACGTACAACATGACCATAAATATTATTGGCTATATATATGACCCAAGAAAACCCAGCAAAACATCATAATTCAATTCATATCTATCTAATACTCTTCATTAGATTCAAGATTtattgatttatatttattcaagatttcaaatat
This window of the Rutidosis leptorrhynchoides isolate AG116_Rl617_1_P2 chromosome 7, CSIRO_AGI_Rlap_v1, whole genome shotgun sequence genome carries:
- the LOC139857666 gene encoding 1-aminocyclopropane-1-carboxylate synthase-like, encoding MDVAMVNDNNLSKIATNNGHGENSPYFDGWKAYDTNPFHLQHNPNGVIQMGLAENQLCFDLIQEWIEANPSASICTPQGAFDFKEKAIFQDYHGLPEFRTAIANFMSQVRGNRVTFDPTRIVMSGGATGAHETVAFCLANPGEALLVPTPYYPGFDRDLRWRTGVKLLPVVCESSNNFNITQEALETAYEKAKLDNIKVKGLLITNPSNPLGTHFDKETLKDLVTFINDKNIHLICDEIYAGTVTAGDEFVSIAEIIEEEPECNRDLIHIVYSLSKDMGFPGFRVGIVYSYNDHVVSIARKMSSFGLVSTQTQHMLASMLSDNMFVVNFISESRIRLAHRHDMFTRGLAQVGIGSLESNAGLFFWMDLRRFLKEPTFESEMTFWRIIINEIKLNVSPGQSFHCSEPGWFRVCFANMDDETTMIALRRIKTFVLKNKMLEVKIKTQKQCWQNNQHLKLSSRRLDEILTPHRMSPHSPLAWMSPHSPLASPLVRAQN